One part of the Ornithodoros turicata isolate Travis chromosome 2, ASM3712646v1, whole genome shotgun sequence genome encodes these proteins:
- the LOC135384415 gene encoding uncharacterized protein LOC135384415, with protein sequence MYVVGKHRGQPLMAVGGRGPNSRYLFYVVDRVPGTRFLVNTGAEVSVISAGKLYRRSRGACFTVKTANSSSIPFYGQESLALNIGLRRDFRWLFLVADVTQVILGADFLRTPHQQHDVAFCACPPPPRLSTSRVVLRYARVLVRVHLEGFSKAHQPPDGTKPVHHDVVHNVVTHDPPARYRPQRLGPGEFNVAKAPFVHMLQLGIIRPSSSTWACPLRMVPKRTGAWPHAGIIAP encoded by the coding sequence ATGTACGTGGTCGGAAAACACCGGGGCCAGCCACTAATGGCTGTGGGTGGACGTGGCCCCAACAGCAGATACCTCTTCTACGTCGTCGACCGCGTGCCCGGAACACGATTCCTAGTTAACACCGGAGCAGAGGTCAGCGTAATTTCCGCAGGCAAGCTGTATCGCCGATCTCGGGGCGCGTGCTTCACTGTCAAGACTGCTAATAGTTCATCAATCCCCTTTTATGGCCAAGAGTCCCTGGCCCTCAACATCGGACTTCGTCGGGATTTTCGCTGGCTGTTCCTCGTTGCCGACGTCACTCAGGTCATCCTTGGTGCAGACTTTTTGCGGACGCCTCATCAACAGCACGACGTCGCTTTCTGTGCGTGCCCTCCACCTCCACGGCTCTCCACCTCGCGTGTTGTCCTCCGCTACGCCAGAGTCCTCGTTCGCGTCCATCTTGAGGGATTTTCCAAGGCTCACCAACCGCCGGACGGGACCAAGCCAGTGCACCACGATGTGGTGCACAATGTTGTCACCCATGACCCTCCAGCGCGCTACCGCCCGCAGCGGCTGGGCCCTGGAGAATTCAACGTCGCAAAAGCCCCATTTGTGCATATGCTTCAGCTGGGAATCATCAGACCGTCTTCCAGCACATGGGCGTGTCCCCTGCGTATGGTCCCGAAAAGAACTGGTGCCTGGCCGCATGCGGGGATTATCGCGCCCTAA
- the LOC135384416 gene encoding uncharacterized protein LOC135384416, giving the protein MDRLRKLRAPVRSRITKLADEIKEILSAECPSRPDLELKLSLLTAKATVLAGMDSEIAALVDDQEIDAEAQGCDQYLETIAQATLSANRHLSQCVVQLPSSAHDRPSISNRTVAPRPAATGPRLPKLQIDSFAGELSAWQSFWDQFNSGVHENSSLSAIAKFQYLRSLVKGKAELAIKGLDLTADNYPAAISILTQQFGNRDRLITEHMGQLLELPHVRSSDDVTKLRCLDDTVRVRMRNLKSLQVPESAYSIVLMTALLRKLPPDMELEYYRHHAQQLSGTVARHVATESPEDPPVAETGTLDSLISFLQREIEHRERMVPRKREAPSHQADSSFCPTPKIASAAALNTIADSTIRERKPFPCLLCGSNDHSVANCVTTFTPEQKLVKLRQAGCCFKCGKPRHLAKDCRTAKRLSCSNCTGKHLTSLCCKNVQATHASSVDYAISSDQHDLPPPPLGNPLHDGAATSINVSSVHNGLVILLQTARSWVAAPRSPKRKLIRILLDGGSQRTFIRKDVSAQLRCPTAGHEQLAIFALGRRANAETLSRRVRMSLAPLLARDHLEIEAIEFQDMCMGNLPIPAAAISDQLVESGIPVADDIASRLDIPGISLLIGCDYYWHVVTGKVKKLCDGFVAVETIFGWVLQGPQPGELKLSRPPPMDTHLLHVQAQDVTITKELQKFWDIEHLGIKDDISPVRTDDNPIVQRFSESARLSDQRYTVRLPWRGDVQLLGDNKEVALKRLAILTRTLRRDKTLLQTYDTTIRQYLEHHHAERVTDTSTDASQAYYMPHHAVIREDRETTKVRIVFDISSKAPGAQSLNDILEPGPNLNPDMLKLLLTFRLHRIAIIADIEKAFLQILLDVQDRDFLRFFWYETTPSVEGQLPRLEIWRMTRVPFGATSSTFLIAATIHHHLQHQEATYPWTTSRQKARFYVDDLVTGAEDTQEAMKLFRETLQIFETASMPVRKWLTNSPTLQQEFERSGYTRVSTVSAKVLGITWHTGRDDLTCSLSSISEFLKSSQCTKRHVLRSVSRLFDPFGFLAPFTITPKILFQSLWEEKTPWDGTLTTASSIVWNTWCSDLNQLTSFALPRILDPDSPDLVSTFSLHAFCDASPHAYGAVVYFRNPKTCRVTFVVAKSRVAPLKRQSLPRLELMAAVLAARLLKTVTDAFSIVRDNCNAWTDSMIALSWIRTAPSRLTPFVSHRVLDIQRHVPPHLWRHCPGCENPADLLTRGVSATTLTQSSLWVSGPPWLQQATTFWPPTPNPVESLPDAIELNAQLDVDVSLLLVPGPPTEAVLSINNFSSFTRLLAVTAWIFRFIQRARRSTNAAPQQGNAHLSADDLHRAEQYWIKTVQQEVFGPNPAVHENLRDLSVFIDTEGILRLTTRLVFSGLNSSTINPIILPGKHYFTWLMITYTHANQMHTGVQGTLAQLRERFWIIRGRQAVKRVIYACVVCRRFESKATRQATASLPPDRLSRSEPFHVTGLDFAGPIYYRTDRSSTTPKSYIVLFTCAVTRAVHLELASSMTTDDFLQAFRRFIARRSIPAKVYSDNFRTFKRASTDLAELGRLIHAEPVQRYCAVYNIQWVFIAERAAWWGGFWERLVRSVKDALRKTLGRSSLTFEQLTTILTEIEATINSRPLTYLSDDPRDLSPLCPSHFLVGRRLTLLPEHPQTSSTTDEARSSLIEKADLRRVMLASFWRRWTRDYICELPSAHRFQCSDIVPFKVGELVLLSSKPQGRAVWPLARISEVQPGRDGVIRACRVLLPNGSEIRRPVQHLHKLEL; this is encoded by the coding sequence ATGGACCGCCTTCGAAAACTACGTGCCCCGGTTCGGTCACGAATCACGAAGCTGGCTGATGAAATCAAAGAGATTCTCAGTGCTGAATGCCCTTCACGTCCAGACCTCGAGTTGAAGCTTTCTCTCCTTACCGCGAAGGCCACCGTACTCGCAGGTATGGACAGCGAAATAGCGGCGCTGGTCGACGATCAAGAGATTGATGCTGAGGCGCAAGGATGCGATCAGTACCTGGAAACTATCGCTCAGGCAACACTCAGTGCCAATCGACACCTCTCGCAATGCGTCGTACAGTTGCCTTCAAGCGCCCATGACAGGCCATCCATCTCTAACAGAACAGTGGCCCCACGTCCTGCCGCAACCGGGCCACGCTTGCCCAAACTTCAGATTGACTCGTTTGCGGGAGAGTTATCAGCATGGCAATCGTTCTGGGATCAATTTAACTCCGGTGTACACGAGAATTCGTCTCTGTCGGCGATAGCAAAATTTCAATATCTGCGTTCGCTTGTGAAGGGAAAGGCTGAACTGGCAATAAAGGGACTCGACTTGACTGCGGACAACTATCCGGCAGCCATCAGTATCTTGACCCAACAGTTCGGCAATCGGGATCGACTCATCACAGAGCATATGGGACAGCTTTTAGAACTCCCTCATGTAAGATCATCTGACGACGTGACGAAGCTCCGCTGCCTTGATGACACTGTAAGAGTACGGATGCGGAATTTGAAGAGCTTACAAGTTCCCGAGAGCGCCTACAGCATAGTACTTATGACGGCGCTGCTACGAAAACTCCCACCGGACATGGAGCTAGAGTATTATCGGCACCACGCGCAACAGCTATCTGGAACCGTGGCCAGGCACGTAGCAACTGAATCACCAGAGGATCCTCCGGTAGCCGAAACCGGTACTCTTGACTCTCTAATTTCCTTCCTTCAGCGAGAAATAGAGCACCGAGAACGAATGGTGCCACGGAAAAGGGAAGCTCCATCTCATCAGGCGGACTCTTCATTTTGCCCGACCCCTAAAATCGCTTCTGCCGCAGCGCTCAATACCATCGCTGACTCGACAATTCGAGAGCGAAAGCCCTTTCCGTGTCTCCTTTGTGGATCCAACGATCATTCCGTTGCAAATTGCGTTACCACCTTCACCCCAGAGCAAAAGCTTGTAAAATTGCGACAAGCGGGATGTTGTTTCAAGTGTGGCAAACCACGGCATCTGGCTAAAGACTGTCGCACTGCCAAGCGACTTTCCTGTTCAAACTGTACCGGCAAACACTTGACATCCTTGTGTTGCAAGAACGTGCAAGCTACGCATGCATCATCGGTGGATTACGCGATTAGCTCAGATCAGCATGACTTACCGCCCCCACCTCTTGGGAATCCCTTGCATGACGGCGCCGCCACCTCCATCAACGTTTCTAGTGTTCACAATGGCTTGGTCATCCTACTTCAAACGGCAAGATCATGGGTCGCAGCCCCGCGTTCCCCTAAGAGAAAGCTCATCCGTATATTGCTTGATGGAGGAAGCCAACGGACGTTCATCCGCAAGGATGTTTCAGCACAGCTACGATGCCCCACAGCAGGTCACGAACAGCTGGCTATCTTCGCACTAGGACGCCGTGCAAATGCAGAAACCTTGTCTCGCCGGGTGCGAATGTCACTGGCGCCACTTTTGGCCCGCGACCATCTGGAAATAGAGGCCATTGAGTTCCAAGATATGTGTATGGGAAACCTTCCAATTCCAGCAGCCGCCATCAGTGACCAACTCGTTGAATCTGGTATTCCCGTTGCGGACGATATTGCCTCTCGACTCGACATACCTGGCATCTCATTGCTAATAGGCTGCGATTACTACTGGCACGTCGTCACCGGCAAAGTGAAGAAATTGTGTGACGGTTTCGTGGCCGTAGAAACAATCTTCGGCTGGGTACTACAAGGTCCCCAACCAGGAGAGCTCAAACTTTCACGTCCACCCCCCATGGATACACATCTTCTACACGTTCAAGCTCAGGACGTAACTATAACCAAAGAACTACAAAAATTCTGGGACATTGAGCATCTCGGGATCAAGGACGATATCTCTCCCGTGAGAACGGACGACAATCCGATAGTGCAACGATTTTCCGAGTCTGCGCGACTCAGCGACCAGCGTTACACAGTCCGACTTCCTTGGAGAGGTGATGTGCAACTCCTAGGCGATAACAAGGAAGTAGCCCTGAAGCGTCTGGCTATCCTCACCCGCACTCTCCGAAGAGATAAAACACTTCTCCAAACGTATGACACGACTATCCGGCAGTATCTGGAACATCATCACGCAGAAAGGGTTACCGATACATCAACTGATGCATCTCAGGCTTATTACATGCCCCACCACGCGGTCATACGCGAAGATCGTGAAACTACCAAAGTCCGAATTGTTTTCGACATAAGCTCCAAAGCACCCGGAGCACAATCATTGAATGACATCCTCGAACCCGGTCCTAATCTCAATCCCGACATGCTGAAGCTATTACTCACCTTTCGCTTACACAGAATCGCAATCATAGCCGACATTGAGAAGGCTTTCCTTCAAATTCTTCTGGACGTTCAGGACCGAGACTTCCTTCGTTTCTTCTGGTATGAAACCACTCCATCCGTAGAAGGTCAGTTGCCCCGACTCGAAATATGGCGCATGACACGTGTTCCCTTTGGCGCTACGAGTAGCACTTTCCTTATAGCTGCTACTATACATCATCATCTGCAGCACCAGGAGGCTACTTATCCATGGACGACAAGTCGACAGAAAGCACGGTTCTATGTTGATGATCTCGTCACTGGCGCCGAGGATACCCAGGAAGCCATGAAACTTTTCCGGGAAACTCTTCAGATCTTTGAAACTGCAAGCATGCCAGTCCGGAAATGGCTCACAAACAGTCCCACTCTTCAGCAAGAGTTTGAACGCTCAGGCTACACGCGAGTGTCAACTGTATCTGCTAAGGTGTTGGGCATCACTTGGCATACCGGTCGGGATGACCTGACATGCTCTCTCTCTTCCATTTCGGAGTTCCTCAAGTCCAGTCAATGTACGAAGCGCCACGTCTTACGTAGTGTCTCCCGGCTTTTTGATCCCTTCGGGTTTTTGGCGCCGTTCACGATAACCCCCAAGATTCTCTTCCAAAGCCTCTGGGAAGAAAAAACACCATGGGACGGTACCCTCACGACTGCAAGTTCAATCGTATGGAACACCTGGTGCTCAGACCTCAACCAACTTACGTCCTTTGCGCTCCCACGTATTCTCGACCCAGATAGCCCCGACCTTGTCTCAACTTTCTCGCTGCATGCCTTTTGCGATGCCAGCCCGCATGCGTATGGGGCGGTTGTGTACTTTCGCAACCCAAAGACTTGCCGTGTCACATTCGTCGTTGCCAAATCGCGAGTGGCCCCTTTGAAACGTCAGAGCCTTCCCAGGCTAGAGCTAATGGCAGCTGTCCTTGCAGCCCGATTACTCAAGACCGTCACAGATGCATTCTCAATCGTGCGCGACAACTGCAACGCCTGGACAGATTCTATGATTGCCCTTTCCTGGATTCGGACGGCACCTTCACGCCTAACACCTTTCGTAAGCCATCGTGTCTTAGATATTCAACGACACGTTCCCCCTCATCTGTGGAGACACTGTCCTGGATGCGAAAACCCTGCCGACCTCCTTACCCGCGGGGTATCTGCAACAACACTAACACAGAGCTCTCTATGGGTATCCGGCCCTCCCTGGCTCCAGCAGGCAACGACATTCTGGCCCCCAACACCAAACCCGGTTGAATCACTGCCAGATGCCATCGAACTCAATGCACAGCTTGACGTAGATGTCTCCCTACTACTTGTTCCCGGACCTCCGACTGAGGCTGTGCTCTCTATAAACAACTTTAGTAGCTTTACCCGTCTGCTCGCAGTAACGGCATGGATTTTTCGCTTTATTCAACGTGCTAGAAGATCAACTAATGCTGCTCCACAGCAAGGCAACGCTCATCTGTCAGCCGACGACTTGCACAGAGCCGAGCAATATTGGATCAAGACTGTACAGCAAGAGGTATTCGGACCAAATCCTGCCGTTCACGAAAATCTGCGAGACCTCTCAGTCTTCATCGATACCGAAGGTATCCTCCGGCTCACGACTCGGCTAGTTTTCAGTGGGCTGAATTCCTCCACGATCAACCCTATAATTCTTCCCGGCAAGCATTATTTTACGTGGCTCATGATCACGTACACCCACGCAAACCAGATGCACACCGGGGTTCAAGGCACCCTCGCTCAACTGCGTGAGAGGTTTTGGATCATACGTGGACGTCAAGCAGTCAAAAGAGTCATATATGCGTGTGTCGTCTGCCGCCGGTTCGAGAGTAAGGCCACACGCCAAGCCACGGCTTCGCTTCCTCCAGATCGTCTCTCCAGAAGCGAACCCTTTCATGTCACGGGGCTTGACTTCGCAGGCCCGATCTACTATCGCACTGATCGCTCGAGCACCACTCCGAAGTCATATATCGTCCTATTTACGTGTGCTGTCACTCGCGCCGTGCATCTAGAATTGGCATCCTCAATGACCACAGACGACTTTCTACAAGCCTTCAGACGCTTCATCGCTCGTAGATCGATACCTGCCAAAGTGTACTCTGACAACTTCCGGACATTCAAGCGGGCCTCCACGGACCTTGCCGAACTTGGCCGGCTCATCCATGCCGAACCCGTCCAGCGCTACTGCGCAGTTTACAATATCCAATGGGTATTCATCGCCGAGCGCGCAGCCTGGTGGGGCGGGTTCTGGGAACGGCTGGTGAGATCAGTCAAAGACGCCCTGCGCAAGACTTTAGGACGTAGCTCACTGACGTTCGAGCAGCTGACAACCATCCTCACTGAAATTGAGGCCACGATCAATTCGCGCCCATTGACATACCTCTCCGACGATCCCAGAGACCTTTCACCACTCTGTCCATCTCACTTTCTGGTTGGAAGGCGCCTGACTCTCCTACCTGAGCATCCTCAGACCAGCAGTACCACTGATGAAGCCCGTTCCTCGCTTATCGAGAAGGCAGATCTCCGACGGGTGATGCTGGCGAGCTTTTGGCGCAGGTGGACCCGCGACTATATATGCGAGCTGCCGTCCGCTCATCGCTTCCAGTGCAGCGATATCGTACCCTTCAAGGTGGGCGAGCTAGTGCTCCTGTCCTCCAAACCACAAGGAAGAGCAGTGTGGCCACTTGCACGTATCTCTGAGGTACAGCCAGGACGCGACGGAGTCATCCGAGCGTGCAGGGTACTACTTCCCAACGGATCAGAAATACGTCGTCCCGTCCAGCACCTCCACAAGCTGGAGCTTTGA